CACGTCGAGCTGCGCGACGACGGCCGCCGCGAGGACGGTGGCGGTGATGAGCGCCGCGTTGACGGCGAGCACCTGGGTGGCGAGGGAGGTCCGGCGCAAGGCGGTGGGGGAGGGCTCGGAGCGAATGGGGTCCACACCCCATGTCGGCACCCGCGGCGCGCTCCGATACCCCTGGTGCAGCCCCTCCCCACTTGGACCTGGGTTCGGGACCCGGCGGTCGGACGCGCTCGGAGGGCGGGCGCGTCCGGCCGCTACACTTCCTGAAGCACTGAAACCCCTCAGTCCTTCAGGTGATTGCCACAGATGACGCCCTCCGGCTCGGAGTTCATCAAGCAGGTGAAGTCCTCCATCAAGGAGGTCGACCCGCGCGAGGTCCACGACCTCGTCGAGCAGGGCCGCATCGACGACGGCGTCGTCCTCGTCGACGTCCGTGAGCCCGAGGAGTGGGACCGCGGCCACCTGCCCGGCGCCAAGCACGTCTCCCGCGGCCACCTCGAGTCGCGCATCGAGGGTGCGGCGCCCGACCGCTCCCAGCGCGTGGTCCTCTACTGCGCCTCGGGCAACCGCTCCGCCCTGGCGGCGCGCACCCTGCGCGAGGACCTCGGCTACGAGCAGGTCGAGTCGATGACCGGCGGCTACACGCTGTGGAAGGACCGCGGCTACGCCGTCGAGACCCCGCGCGTGTTCACCCCCGAGCAGCGCGACCGCTACAGCCGCCACTTCCTGCTGCCGGAGATCGGCACCGAGGGCCAGGCCAAGCTGCTGGACGCCAAGGTCCTGCTGCTGGGCGCCGGCGGCCTGGGGTCGCCCACCGCCCTCTACCTCGCCGCCGCGGGCGTCGGGACGCTGGGCATCGTGGACGACGACGTCGTCGACGTCTCGAACCTCCAGCGCCAGGTCATCCACGCCACCTCTCGCGTGGGCGTCCCGAAGGTCGACTCCGCCGAGCAGGCGATCAAGGACCTCAACCCCGACGTCCAGGTCAAGAAGTTCCAGTTCCGCCTGGACGCCTCCAACATCATGGAGGTCCTCGAGGGCTTCGACATCGTCGTGGACGGCGTCGACAACTTCCCGACGCGCTACCTGCTCAACGACGCGACGGTCCGCCTCGGCATCCCGGTCGTGAGCGCCGCCATCCTCGGCTTCGAGGGCCAGCTGAGCGTCTTCGCGCCCTACGAGGGCCCGTGCTACCGCTGCCTCTTCCGCCAGCCGCCGCCGGCGGAGCTGGCCCCGAGCTGCGGTGCCAACGGCGTGCTGGGCGTCCTGCCCGGGACGATGGGCCTCCTGCAGGCCACCGAGGTCATCAAGCTCATCACGGGCATCGGCGACCCGCTGATCGGCCGGCTGCTCATGTACGACGCGCTCGACGCGTCGACGACCGAGCTGAAGGTCCGCCGCGACCCCGAGTGCCCGATCTGCTCGCGCGAGCCGGGCGCCATCTCCGACGAGGAGATGGGCGTGTTCCCCGACTACGAGGCGTTCTGCGCCGCCGCGGGCTAGGGTCCCGCCGTCTCCATGGCTGCCACCATCCGCATCCCGCCCGTCCTGCGCCCCTCCGTCGGAGGGGAGCGCGAGGTCAGCGCCGATGGCTCGACCGTCGGCGAGGTCCTCGTCGCCTTCACCGAGGCCAACCCGGGCGTCAAGGCCCAGGTCTTCGGCGACGACGGCCAGCTCAACAAGTTCCTCAACGTCTACCTCAACCAGGAGGACGTCCGGGTGATGGACGGGCTGGACACGCCCGTCACCGAGGGCGCCGTCCTGCAGCTGCTGCCGGCCATGGCCGGCGGCTGCTGAGCGCCGGCTCTCCGCAGGACATCGAGGGGGTGGGGTGGCCCCTCACCGAGCACTACACTCCGTGAAGCGATGGCCGTCCCTCCCCTCGAGACGCGACCCTGCGGCGGACGCTACGGCGACCTCGTCCAGGCGATCGGCAACACGCCCCTGGTCGAGCTCAAGCGCCTGAGCCCCAAGCCGGGCGTCCGCATCTGGGCCAAGCTGGAGTCCCACAACCCGACCGGCTCGGTCAAGGACCGCGTGGCGCGCTCGCTCATCGAGCACGCCGAGGAGCAGGGGCTCATCCGCCCCGGCCAGACGATCCTCGAGCCCACCTCGGGCAACACGGGCATCGCGCTGGCGATGATCTGCCGGCGCAAGGGCTACCGGCTGAAGGTCGTCATGCCCGACAACGTCACGCCGGAGCGCACGCAGCTCCTGAAGATGTACGGGGCCGAGATCGTCTACTCGCCCGGCGACCAGGGCTCCAACGGCGCCGTCGCGATGGCGCTGAAGATGGCCGAGGAGGACGCCTCGTACTACATGCCCTACCAGTACGGCAACGAGGCCAACCCGCTCGCCCACTACCACGGCACGGCGCCCGAGATCCTCGAGGAGCTCGACGGCGAGCTCGACGTCTTCGTCGCGGGCCTCGGCACGGGCGGCACGCTCATGGGCAACGGCCGGCGCTTCCGCGAGGAGCTCGGC
The DNA window shown above is from Conexibacter sp. SYSU D00693 and carries:
- a CDS encoding PLP-dependent cysteine synthase family protein, yielding MAVPPLETRPCGGRYGDLVQAIGNTPLVELKRLSPKPGVRIWAKLESHNPTGSVKDRVARSLIEHAEEQGLIRPGQTILEPTSGNTGIALAMICRRKGYRLKVVMPDNVTPERTQLLKMYGAEIVYSPGDQGSNGAVAMALKMAEEDASYYMPYQYGNEANPLAHYHGTAPEILEELDGELDVFVAGLGTGGTLMGNGRRFREELGDRVKIVAAEPMQGEPVQGLRSLDDGYIPPIIDLSLLDRKIFVTNRDAIVWTRKLLDEEGLFAGVSSGAIASIAVRIASEMDEGNLCFIVCDDGWKYLSSGIYTLPVDEVANLDSTVWW
- a CDS encoding ubiquitin-like small modifier protein 1, which translates into the protein MAATIRIPPVLRPSVGGEREVSADGSTVGEVLVAFTEANPGVKAQVFGDDGQLNKFLNVYLNQEDVRVMDGLDTPVTEGAVLQLLPAMAGGC
- the moeB gene encoding molybdopterin-synthase adenylyltransferase MoeB, whose protein sequence is MTPSGSEFIKQVKSSIKEVDPREVHDLVEQGRIDDGVVLVDVREPEEWDRGHLPGAKHVSRGHLESRIEGAAPDRSQRVVLYCASGNRSALAARTLREDLGYEQVESMTGGYTLWKDRGYAVETPRVFTPEQRDRYSRHFLLPEIGTEGQAKLLDAKVLLLGAGGLGSPTALYLAAAGVGTLGIVDDDVVDVSNLQRQVIHATSRVGVPKVDSAEQAIKDLNPDVQVKKFQFRLDASNIMEVLEGFDIVVDGVDNFPTRYLLNDATVRLGIPVVSAAILGFEGQLSVFAPYEGPCYRCLFRQPPPAELAPSCGANGVLGVLPGTMGLLQATEVIKLITGIGDPLIGRLLMYDALDASTTELKVRRDPECPICSREPGAISDEEMGVFPDYEAFCAAAG